A window of Rubricoccus marinus contains these coding sequences:
- a CDS encoding DHH family phosphoesterase — protein sequence MSVLDSPDLATIRDALLAAQRVVITTHIRPDGDALGSEIAVGRWLRGMGKAVYCLNADPEPKPLRWLLDEQPKKLVRTYDPGALSHAELIASADALLIVDVNAEHRLGSVGKPFRDAAAAGKPVYLLDHHPDPETWFTASCVRTDAAAAGEIVYDLIAGHDPSAIDRAIATALYVAIMTDTGSFRFGSTTPRTHAIISDLLERGDFKPEPIHVALYDGKTPEALRLLGRALGSIRSHYDGRLTSMTVSQEMLSASGADFQDTEGLIQYALAMEGAVASVIFLETLSGIKISFRSKGDCPINGWAGRYGGGGHANASGAYVKNRPLEQVRKDVIDSAPVHVVAPPEAVAEAEEGHELSEEELALLAQFQSNR from the coding sequence ATGTCTGTTCTCGACTCCCCCGACCTCGCCACCATCCGCGACGCGCTTCTGGCGGCGCAACGCGTCGTCATCACGACGCACATCCGGCCGGACGGCGACGCGCTCGGCAGCGAGATCGCCGTCGGGCGGTGGCTACGCGGCATGGGCAAGGCGGTCTACTGCCTCAACGCCGATCCCGAGCCCAAACCGCTCCGCTGGCTGCTGGACGAGCAGCCTAAAAAGCTCGTCCGCACCTACGACCCCGGCGCGCTCAGCCACGCCGAACTCATCGCGAGCGCCGACGCGCTGCTGATTGTGGACGTCAACGCCGAGCACCGCTTGGGCAGCGTCGGCAAGCCGTTCCGGGACGCCGCCGCCGCGGGCAAGCCGGTCTACCTCCTGGACCACCACCCGGACCCCGAGACGTGGTTCACGGCCTCGTGCGTCCGCACGGACGCCGCCGCCGCTGGCGAGATCGTCTACGACCTCATCGCCGGGCACGACCCCAGCGCCATCGACCGCGCCATCGCGACGGCGCTCTACGTCGCGATCATGACGGACACCGGCTCGTTCCGCTTCGGCTCCACGACGCCGCGCACGCACGCCATCATCTCGGACCTCTTGGAGCGCGGCGACTTCAAGCCCGAGCCCATCCACGTCGCGCTGTACGACGGCAAGACGCCAGAGGCGCTGCGCCTGCTCGGCCGCGCGCTGGGCTCCATCCGCAGCCACTACGACGGACGTCTGACCTCGATGACGGTCTCGCAGGAGATGCTGAGCGCCTCTGGCGCCGACTTCCAGGACACCGAGGGGCTGATCCAGTACGCCCTCGCGATGGAGGGCGCCGTCGCATCGGTGATCTTCCTGGAGACGCTGAGCGGAATCAAGATCTCGTTCCGCTCCAAAGGCGACTGCCCCATCAACGGCTGGGCTGGGCGCTACGGCGGCGGCGGGCACGCCAACGCCTCGGGCGCGTACGTCAAGAACCGCCCGCTGGAGCAGGTCCGCAAAGACGTGATCGACTCGGCTCCCGTGCACGTTGTCGCTCCGCCGGAGGCTGTCGCGGAGGCCGAGGAAGGCCACGAGCTTTCCGAGGAGGAACTCGCGCTGCTCGCCCAGTTCCAGAGCAACCGCTAG
- a CDS encoding leucyl aminopeptidase family protein — MTPAPLSDLDADLVCLFLDGEAAPEAWTEAYGSAAASAAADAAASGGPAAFYPAGGPTRVVIVPLAKEVEGAERWRWSGASAAAVASGVKAELVTLDAPDAASAEAALEGFLLGAYRFDRYRTKPDETPEAEVTVRIPEGATPDENAARVRAEATNAARDLVNMSPDEKMPADLADAMREGAQAVGLRVEVWDEERIEDEDMGGLLAVNRGSLDPARFVVIEHAPEAASGDGPVVLVGKGVTYDTGGLSLKPTKNSMDKMKADMGGSAAVYGAMLALARLDVPVHVIALIPMSDNRPGLRAYVPGDVIHMHSGATVEVLNTDAEGRMLLADALSYARGLKPSLAVSVATLTGAQGVALGERVAAAITREGEGRDILHRQFIGAGEASGDRVWPLPLFPHYAAQLKSDVADLKNVGGAMAGTITAAAFLDHFTRDDEGEPAYPWIHLDIARPSFLDSPFGMHPKGATGFGVRLLLDAISESA; from the coding sequence ATGACTCCCGCTCCTCTTTCCGATCTCGACGCCGATCTCGTGTGCCTCTTCCTCGACGGAGAGGCGGCGCCAGAGGCGTGGACCGAGGCATACGGCTCTGCCGCCGCTTCGGCCGCCGCCGATGCCGCGGCCTCTGGCGGCCCGGCGGCTTTCTACCCCGCAGGTGGCCCGACGCGCGTCGTGATCGTGCCTCTGGCGAAGGAGGTGGAGGGCGCGGAGCGGTGGCGGTGGAGCGGCGCGAGCGCTGCGGCGGTCGCCTCTGGCGTGAAAGCCGAGCTCGTGACGCTGGACGCACCGGACGCCGCCTCCGCCGAGGCCGCACTGGAGGGCTTCCTGCTCGGCGCCTACCGCTTTGACCGCTACCGCACGAAGCCCGACGAGACGCCAGAGGCCGAGGTCACGGTCCGCATCCCCGAAGGCGCCACGCCCGACGAGAACGCCGCCCGCGTCCGCGCCGAGGCGACGAACGCCGCCCGCGATCTGGTCAACATGTCGCCAGACGAGAAGATGCCGGCCGACCTCGCGGACGCCATGCGCGAGGGCGCACAGGCCGTCGGGCTGCGCGTGGAGGTGTGGGACGAGGAGCGGATCGAGGACGAGGACATGGGCGGTCTCCTCGCGGTCAACCGCGGCAGCCTGGATCCGGCGCGGTTCGTCGTGATCGAGCACGCGCCAGAGGCGGCCTCTGGCGACGGGCCGGTGGTTCTCGTGGGCAAAGGCGTCACCTACGACACCGGCGGCCTCTCGCTGAAGCCGACGAAAAACTCGATGGACAAGATGAAGGCCGACATGGGCGGCAGCGCAGCCGTCTACGGCGCCATGCTGGCGCTCGCGCGGCTGGACGTGCCCGTCCACGTGATCGCGCTGATCCCGATGTCCGACAACCGCCCCGGCCTGCGCGCCTACGTCCCGGGCGACGTCATCCACATGCACTCCGGCGCCACCGTCGAGGTGCTCAACACGGACGCCGAGGGCCGGATGCTCCTCGCCGACGCGCTCTCGTACGCCAGAGGCCTGAAGCCCAGCCTTGCGGTGAGTGTGGCGACGCTTACCGGCGCGCAGGGCGTGGCGCTCGGCGAGCGCGTGGCCGCCGCCATCACGCGCGAAGGCGAGGGGCGCGACATCCTCCACCGCCAGTTTATTGGCGCCGGCGAGGCCTCTGGCGACCGCGTGTGGCCGCTCCCGCTGTTCCCGCACTACGCGGCGCAACTCAAGAGCGACGTGGCGGACCTCAAAAACGTCGGTGGCGCGATGGCCGGGACCATCACCGCAGCGGCCTTCTTGGACCACTTCACGCGCGACGACGAGGGCGAGCCCGCCTATCCGTGGATCCACCTCGACATCGCGCGGCCGTCTTTTCTCGACTCGCCGTTCGGGATGCACCCCAAAGGCGCCACCGGCTTTGGCGTCCGCCTCCTGCTGGACGCGATTTCAGAGTCCGCCTGA